From Microcoleus sp. bin38.metabat.b11b12b14.051:
ATCAAATTCCAGTCAGGAATTTGAGGCTTAAGTTGGATAATTTCGTGAGCTGTGACGCGGGGAGAGTTTGGAAGGCAAGCGGCACAATGTTCTTTCAATAGAGGTTCCATAAATTGCTGGCGAAAAGATTTAACAGATAGTATGACATTTCTGATTTGAATTATTTCGGACAGGGCAAATGTCCGTTAGGAGTTACAAAGACATTGTGATTAAAATCGTTAATAAAACAAATCAACAATCCGTCTCGGTGAACTTTGCGTTTCTCATTCCACTGCACAAGCTCAGTATTTGCCGTTGTGCGATATGGATAAGCCTTAATTGATTCTAGTAGACTTTGCCCTGGAGCGATCGCTGCATTTACACGCACCAAGATTTTATTAACTTCTCCGGTTCGTTTGCCGAGTTCGTTGACTGTGTGGTTTAGCAGGACAAAGCTTGTGACATAAATCGGCGCAGTAGAAGTATTTGTTACCCGCAACAGTCCCGGTTTGACAGTTTCTAGTCGCAGCACGTAGCTCGGTGGAATGTAATTAGCTAAAGATGCAGAGGCGATCGCCCAAATGGCAAGAAATGATAACAGTTTTTTCACTAGAGATACTCAAAATCGCCTTTGAGTAGTGATTTTACTACATCGACATTCTGCTTGTAAAGTGAATCAAATTTAAGCACGGATCGGAAACCTAGTTTTGTAACGCTTAATCTCAGTTGACAAAACCCGGTTCCTTGGTTCGTAGTGCGTAAGTCTTCCTAAAAAATCACCAGCATTAACGGTTCAAGAATCGATCGGGATTGATGCCAGATTCCCGCAGTCTTTGCATCAAAGATTCTAACCGAGTTTCCGCAGTCTCAGCACGCTGTCTTTCCTGCTCGGCTCGCTCTTGTGCCTGCTCGGCTCGCTCTTGCGCCTGCTCGGCTCGCTCCTCGGGAATCAGAATCCAATTGCCATCACCATCGTACCAGCGCAACCACAGTCGATCGACTCCCAGATAATCTCCCTGCCACAAACCCAAGCCTAAATCAATCTCAGGCATCCATAGGCGCGAGTCAGAAAGTTCTAATTCTTCATACCGAGCTCCGTTCAATTTAAAAGCTCTCAATCGATTAGTGTAGCGGCTGAAAACAACATAATAAGGAATCCGCAAAACCTGCTCGTAAACCTGCCATTTTCTGAGCGGTTTTTCCTGAGTTTGTTCGTGGTTTATATTACCGTTACCTGCTATTTGTTCAGAAGCAGACTGTAATTGTTCCCCATCATTTTCTCCCAAATCTTCCTTTTCAGTTCCCGGCGACAGCAATTCTACAATCACAAAAGGATTCACAGCCTCTTGCCAAACCACATAACTCAGCCGCATATCAACTTCATCATACAATCGGGAAACTCCCACAACTCCAAACCAATCCGGGCGCTTGTACCACAGCGGGTGACGCGAGTCGTAGTAAAGATTCATGTCGCTTCCGGTAAATATTTGGGAAGCCGAATAGTTGGAAGGGCGGAAGGTGTAGCTCAGCAACTGCGGTTGCAAGCCGTGAAATTCGTCGGGCAAACCAGGTTCCTCCAGATTTTCGCTAGGTAGATCGTACATCGTGGGGAGCGTTTCTTTTGGCGATCGGGGCGGCTCTGTTTGAGGCACGGGATATTTAGGAAACATAAGGTTTTATGGTAAGAGTTGACATTATTTTAACTCAATTAAGATTAAGCAAGTGACTGATTTCCCAGCATCTGATTTCGTTAATTTTAAAAAGTTTGTAGTGCGGACTTTAGTCCGCATCAAATTCTGCGGACTAAAGTCCGCACTACAAACCTATTTAATCGAGCTAACAAGTTAGCTGCCCGCAAGCTTTCACTGGCTTTTGTTAAAAGAGCAATTTGTTCTGGTATCAAATCACAAGGTTTGTAGTGAGGACTTTAGTCCGCATCCAATTCTGCGGACTAAAGTCCGCACTACCAACCTATTTAATCGAGCTAACAACTTGGCTGCGCGCAAGCTTTTACCTGCTTTTGTTAAAAGAGCAATTTTTTCAGACATCAAATCACAAGGTTTGTAGTGCGGACTTTAGTCCGCATCCAATTCTGCGGACTAAAGTCCGCACTACCAACCTATTTAATCGAGCTAACAACTTGGCTGCGCGCAAGCTTTTACCTGCTTTTGTTAAAAGAGCAATTTGTTCTGGTATCAAATCACAAGGTTTGTAGTGAGGACTTTAGTCCGCATCCAATTCTGCGGACTAAAGTCCGCACTACCAACCTATTTAATCGAGCTAACAACTTGGCTGCGCGCAAGCTTTTACCTGCTTTTGTTAAAAGAGCAATTTTTTCAGACATCAAATCACAAGGTTTGTAGTGAGGACTTTAGTCCGCATCCAATTCTGCGGACTAAAGTCCGCACTACAAACCTATTTAATCGAGCTAACAACGGCGAAATAACACCACTATCTTATTTGTATTGTAGATGTTGGTGAAATCACGCCCAGATTATATTGACACAAGTAGTCGAGCGCTCAACCGATAATTTTCTTGATCAAGTCTAACTTACCTATATATGGAGCATAGCGCCATTTTAAGTCAAGCAAGAATGACTTTTGCAGCACGCTTTTCTGATGCGAAAAAGTATCAAAACTAGCTTTTCCGTGATAGCTGCCGATGCCGCTGTCGCCAACTCCGCCAAAAGGTAAAGTTGTGACTCCGACTTGCATAACCGTATCGTTTATGCAAACTCCGCCGGAAGAAGTTTCGCGCAAAACTCGCTCCTGTTTCTCCTTATCTTTCGAGAACAAATACAAAGCTAGGGGTTTGGGGCGGGCGTTGATTTGGGCGATCGCCTCTCCGAAGTCCTCATACTCCAAAACGGGCAAAATCGGGCCAAAAATCTCATCCTGCATGACTGGCGAATCCCAGGAAACCTTGTCAATTACCGTCGGCGCAATATATTTGTCTGCGGCATTTGTTTGGCCGCCGACGACAATTTCACCATCTTTGATAAACTCTGCCAAACGTCCTAAATGATGTAGATTGATAATTCTGGAATAGTCGGGACTTTTCTGTGGATCGTCGCCGTAAAATTCGTGAATTGCTGTTTTAATTGCTTGCATCAAAGCGGGTTTAACTTTTTTATCAACTAACAGGTAATCTGGAGCGATACAAGTTTGACCGGCATTGATAAATTTGCCCCACGCAATCCGTCTTGCAGTATATTCAATTTGAATATCTGAGTCAACAATGCAAGGACTTTTTCCACCCAATTCTAATGTTACAGGTGTGAGGTGTTTGGCGGCGGCTTCCATGACTACTTTACCGATTTTTGTGCCTCCAGTAAAGAAGATATGGTCGAATTTTTCGGCTAATAATTGTTTGCTGATTTCGACTCCTCCTTCGATCGCGCAGATGTAGGCGGGATCGAAGGTTTTGGAAATCATATCCGCGACTACTTCCGACGTGTGCGAGGCGATTTCTGAGGGTTTGAGGATAGCGCAGTTGCCAGCGGCGATCGCCCCGACTAAAGGTGATATCATGAGCTGAAACGGGTAATTCCAGGGCCCGATGATTAAAACGACGCCCAAAGGTTCCGGGTAAATGCGGGCTGAGGCGGGGAATTGATCGATCGATGTCGGCACTTTTTTCGGCTTAGCCCACGATTTCACGTTTTTGATGGCATAATTAACTTCTGCGATCGCAGCAATTTCAAAATACGCCTCATACTCCGGCCTGTTCAAATCAGCCTTGACAGCATCCACAATCCGTGATTGATTGGAGGCGATCGCACTTTTGAGATTTTTGAGTTGTTCGATCCGAAAATCCACATCTTTAGTTTTCCCAGTAGCAAAAAATTGTCGCTGCTGGCGGATAATATCGATGACACTGAATACCATCTTTTGTCCTCCATGTCTATAAATAAATGTTACAACAAGACAACAGATAATGGGTAATACCAAATCCGCTGGGCGGTTGAAACCGCTACTACACAAACTTTCGTCCCTCTCTAAGAGACTAATAAAGCGAGTATTTAAGCAGGATTTGTGGTATAAAATGCCAAAATCTAGCAATCCTAAATCATTTGAGAACCCTTTCTTTCTCCCTCTGCGTTCTCTGCGTTCTCTGCGGTTAATAAAAAAATGTTATTCACAAACCTACAGAGTAACGCTGTAAAATTAGCAAAGATTAATGGTAAAGTTGATAACTTAATAACTCATGAAAATATCAAAAATCAAGTTAATCTCTTCCTGCGTATCATTGCTTTGCTTGTTAGCAGTCACAAGCTGCAATTCTAGTTCTCAAAAACAAGTTGTGATTTGCTCGAAAGACTTTAGCGAACAAGTCATTCTCGCAGAAATTTTAGCACAGCACATCGAAGCCAAAACGGATATCAAAGTAGAGCGCGAGCTCAACCTCGGAGGCTCGCTTTGCCATCAATCCCTAACAGCAGGAAAAATCGACTTGTACGTCGAATATACAGGTACAGCTTTTGCCAACATTCTCAAACAAAAGCCGATTTCTGACCCCAAAAAAGTCCTCACTTACCTCAAACAAGAATATCCCAAACAGTTTAAAGCAGAATGGACTGAACCCCTGGGATTTAATAACAGTTTTGCGATCATTGTGCGGGGAGACGATGCCAAAAAACTTAACTTGCAAACTCTCTCGCAACTAAGCCAAGCTGCACCAAAATTGCGCGCTGGTTTTGGCCCAGAATTCAAAGAAAGAGAAGATGGCTTTCCCGGTTTAGCTAAAACTTACGGGATAAAATTTGCGGAAGAACCAAAGGAGTTGCTGTTAGGATTGCTTACTCAAGCGCTGCAACAAAAAGAAGTGGATGTGATTGCTGGTAATACGACGGATGGTTTGATTCAAAGTTTGGGTTTGGTAGTGCTGAAAGATGATAAGAACTATTTCCCGCCCTACGAAGCTGTTCCGGTTGTGCGATCGCAAATTTTGGAGAAATACCCAGAATTGCGTCCTGTACTCGCAGAGTTGGGCGGCAAAATCTCGGAGGAAGATATGCGACAACTCAACTATCAAGTTGACGGAAAACAGCAGGATGCCGCACAAGTAGCGCGGCAGTTTTTGCAGCAAAAGTTGGGCGAGTCCAAGCCCGTAATTCCGGTGAAATAAAGAATACGGGGCGGTTGAAACCGCGTCTATACAAACACTCACGTGACGGGAGCAGGTTGAAGGAGGAATGGGCGAATGAACGGGCGAATGAACGGGCGAACGAACGGGCGGTTGAAACCGCGTCTACACAGACAAAACCTGCCTCCGCAGGTTGAAGAATGAACGGTGAATATTACGTTATCTTCTTCAGTCCGCGGAGGTGGTCGCTGAGCTTGTCGAAGTGCGGACTTCGTTTGTGTAGGCGCGGTTTCAACCGCCGTCTTTCTTCGTTTGTGTAGGCGCGGTTTCAACCGCCGTCTTTCTTCGTTTGACAAGACGCGGTTTCAACCGCCGTCTTTCCCCTTAATTTGATTCACTCAGCTTCGCTCAGCCTACGCAAATTCAAAATATCGCTCATATTTTTAATCTGCATACAAGTCCGCTCGAACTGTTCTTTATCCTGAATATCCATGCACAAGTCAATTAAGGCCGGCAATCCTGGATATGTTTTGACTTGGGCGCTGCGGACGTTGACTTTGTTGTCTTTCAAATGCGATAATACATCGTTGAGAACTCCCACGCGATCGAGGGCTTCTACTTGAATGTTAACCGGATAAGTATTAGGGCGAGATTCATTGCGGTTGGTGGAATTCCAACTCACGGGAACTAATCTATCTCCCGGTACGCTTTCAACATTTGAACAGCCTTGACGGTGAATCGAAATGCCACGGGTGCGAGTCACTGCTCCAATAATTGATTCGCCGGGAATTGGACAGCAACAGCCTGCTAAATGGTAGAGTAATCCTTCTACACCTGCGATCGGCGATTTGCTTGGAGATGAACTCGGTACGGGCTTGGGTGTCGTCGATGCAGGTATTTGCACGGGCAATTCCTGGATTCCTGTGGGTGCAGCTTCTATTTTTTGCTGGACTTTTACTAAATCTCGCAGTCGATTTACTACGAGATTTAGGGTGACTTCGCCGTAGCCCAAACCTGCGATTAAATCTTCGACGCTATGGTAGTTGCAGCGCTGAGCTACCGATTGCATGGGCTCAGATTTTAGCAGGGATTCTAAGCCGTTTTTACCTAATTCTTTTTCGAGCAATTCCCGCCCGCGAGCGAGGTTTTCATCTCGGTGCGATCGCTTTAACCACTGCCGAATTCGGTTTTTTGCTCCGTTTGTCTTGACAAAATTCAGCCAGTCGGAACTCGGATGGCCGTTTTTTTGGTTCAAGATTTCTACAATGTCGCCATTCTTTAAAACCTTGTCTAGTGTCACCATTCGCCCGTTGACTCGGGCGCCGGTGCAGCGATTGCCTATTTCTGTGTGAATGCGGTACGCAAAATCTACGGGTGTTGACCCGCTGTTGAGGGCTATTACGTCTCCGTTAGGAGTGAAAACGTAGATATCTTCGTCGAATAAGTTGTCTTTAATGCTTTGTAGATATTCGCGATCGTCTTTCAGATCGGTTTGCCATTCTAGCAGTTGTCGCAGCCAGGTAAATTTTTCGTCGTCGCCGGTAACTGTGGTGTTGGAGCCGCCGGTTTCTTTGTATTTCCAGTGGGCTGCAATGCCGTATTCTGCAATGTGGTGCATTGCTACGGTGCGGATTTGGACTTCGATGGGGCGGCCGCTGGTGCCAATGACTCCGGTGTGCAAAGATTGATAGCGGTTGGCTTTTGGTAAACCGATATAGTCTTTGAAGCGGCCGGGAATCGGGCGGAATGAATCGTGGACGATCGCCAATGCGCGATAACAGTCATCATTGCTTTCTACTATAATCCGCACGGCAGCAATATCGTAGACTTGGTTAAAGCCTTTTTGCCGCCGCTGCATCTTCCCATAAATCCCGTACAAATGTTTGGGACGACCGCTGACTTCGTAGCATTTTATGCCTAAATTGTCAAGCCTTTCTCGCAAACAATCTGTGACTTCTGCGAGTTGAGTTTCTCGATCGCCCCGCTTGACTGCCACCAAGTCCTGAATTTCGCGGTAAGCTTCCGGTTCCAGGTATTTAAACGCTAAATCTTCCAATTCCCACTTAAAGCGCCCGATGCCCAAACGGTTCGCCAGGGGAGCAAAAATCTCTCGGGTTTCTAGGGCAATGCTGCGCTGCTTTTCTTCGGACAAATGCTCCAAAGTCCTCATGTTGTGCAGCCTGTCTGCGAGTTTGACGACAATCACGCGAATATCTTTAGCCATTGCTAAAAACATTCGGCGGAAATTTTCGGCAAGGCGCTCTGTTTTGCTGGAAAAATTAAACTTAGAAAGCTTGGTGACACCTTCGACTAATTGTCGCACTTCCGCGCCGAACCGCTGTTCTATTTCTTCGAGGGTAATATCTGTATCTTCCACAATGTCATGGAGGAAACCGGCGGCAATCATGGCGCTGTTTCCGCCCATATATCGGAGTATTCCAGCTACAGCTACGGGATGGCAAATGTAAGGTTCTCCTGATTTGCGGTACTGTCCTTCGTGCAAGTCGCGGGCAAATTCAAATGCCCGACAAATTAAGCCGTTGTCAGTTGAGGAATTCGGGTTAGGGGCTTCATCAGCTTGCGATCGAGCATTCAGGCATTCTTGCAGCCAATCGGGAACTATGCAAGGATCGATCGCGTTCGAGGGAGTCAGAGTGTTCGCGTTCATGGGGTACACCTTTAAAAGTTAGAAATACAAATGGTTAAAAGCCGGTTTTGGGTTGAATTGCGGAAATTATGTGTTTAGTTATACTAAACTAATTGAATGCCACAATTTGCAATTCCCAAAAATAGTCGATTTTTCTGTTAACTATACCTATCTAATTGCGATCTGCCCCCCGTCGCAGGTAGGAAAATATAGTGACTCCACGGCCGCCGCTGCGGTGGCTCGATCGGGTAAGATGGGGATATTTTGGCGGTAGCAGTGGAGGTCAGTCGATTTTAGATTTTAGATTTTAGATTTTAGATTTTAGATTTTACTCGACAGATGAATCAACCGAGCTGGAACTAAGGTCTAAAATTTGAAGATATCCACTCTAGCGAACATGGGGACACGGCACCTGTTTTTGGTGAGGCGGGCGATCGACATTTACAGGCAACGCTAAACTCAAAGCAGAAACCAGAGCGATCGAGTCACGCCCCCCACTGAGTTAAATTTTCTCAAAAAACAGAGAATTAGTGCAAAAAGGCAGGGCTTCGTTGAATATGAGCAAACCTTAAGCAAGAATCTACTTTGATTATAAAGACAAATTAGTTGACAAAATCATGATATTGTCCGAAGATCGCCGCCAGTGCTACGAAGAATTAGAGCAAGCACTCGAACAGCTACAAAGAACTGTTGCACAGGATAAGGTCGATCGGGCAGCACTGGCGATCGAATACAAAAAAGTGCAACAATTTTTCGGCAACCAAATTATGAGAGCCGACAGCGGCGAGTTAGACGCCTCAGAACCCCCCCCAGAGCAGTCCTATTTGACGGAAATTCACAAACAACTGCGGTTATTGGGGACAGATGTCACGTTTTTGCAAGCTGCGAAGCAGCCAGCGACAGCAGAGGCGAGGCAAACTGCTGCTGCGGAGCGACTAAACACGTTAATTGGCTACTGCGGTGCGGTGCTGCAAAAAAAATCTGCTGCTGAGCGAGCCCGTCCAGATGCAGAATTAATAACTGAATAAACAGGGAATAGAGAAGGCAAGGAGAAATAAAGCGGTGGAATGTCCAAAATGTAAACATCCAAACTTAGACGGTGGCACCTTAGCCGGCAGTATGTCGGTGCAGTGGTGTCCCAACTGTTACGGTATCTGGATTCCAGGTAAAGAATACGAAGCTTGGCAGAAAGAGCACAGCCTGTGGTACAACAAATCCGAGAAGCCAGAGGCGACAGGCACTCTCGGCATAGAATTCACGCCGTCTCCCTACGACAGCAAAGCCGCCCTGTGTCCCGAAGACGGTCACTATCTGTCCCGGGCGAAAGTTCCCTTCAGCAGAGTGCCCTTTTACATAGAGCGCTGTATGTTGTGCGGAGGCATTTGGTGCGATAACGGCGAGTGGGACATTCTCGAAAGTCTGGGATTCCATACCCAGATTGACAAGATGTTTTCTCCCAACTGGCAAGCTAAGGCCCGCGTGCAAGAACTTGCCGCTCGGGAGCGTCAAGTGCTGACTGAGAAGCTGGGCCCGGATATCGCCGGATATGTGTTGGAACTCGCGGAAGTTTTAGCAGACCATCCCCACGCTGATTGTGCGGCTACTTATATACTGCGGAGAGCTGAGTTGAAGCGAAGGGAAATTTAGTCAGTAGTCAGTTGACAGTTGACTGTTGACAGTTGACTGTTGACAGTTGACTGTTGTTAGTAAGAGAAGCGGTTGGTCGGTTAATGATGTAGTGATAAAATCTTTGTTTGTAGCAATTTTTATTGGTATTTACCAACAGCATATCGGTGTCTTGCCAATAACTAATAAGTCCTGAACAATACTAATAACTAACAACTAACCGTCAGTATATTGAGAAATAATAAATATAGACAACAGTTAACAGTCAACAGTTAACAGACAACAGACAACAGACTAAGGACTAATGACTAATGACTAATGACTCTTCTTTGTTTTCCGTTGAAAATCTGCGAGTAGCTTATCCTCAGCGGCGGGGCCAATCCGGTTGGGCCGTTGATGGGGTTTCCCTGACGCTGGAACCGGGGGAAAAACTGGGATTGGTTGGGGAGTCTGGCTGCGGTAAGTCAACTTTGGGACGGGCTGCGATGCGGTTGTTGCCGGATTCGACGCTGGTGGAGGGGCGGATTGGTTTTGGGGGAGAGTCGGTGTTTGATATGGATGCTTCGCGGCTGAGACGCTTTCGGGGCGAAGCTGTGGGGTTGATTTTTCAAGATCCGATGACTCGTCTCGATCCTTTGATGACTGTTGGGGAACACTGCATCGAGACTTTGCAGGCTCACAGACCGAATTTGGCTCGCAAGGAAGCTAAGCAACGGGCGATCGAGATTTTGGATGCTGTGAAAATTCCGGCGTCTCGCTGGTCACAATTTCCCCACGAATTTAGCGGCGGAATGCGCCAAAGAGTGGCAATTGCTTTGGCTCTTTTGCTCGATCCGAAGTTGATTGTGGCGGATGAACCGACGACGAGTTTGGATGTCACTGTCGCCGCCCAGATTTTGCAGGAATTGACCAGACTTTGCGCTTCAAGAGGAACGGCGATTTTGCTGATTTCTCACGATTTGGCGATGGTGGCTGAGTATTGCGATCGCATTGCGGTGATGTACGGCGGCAAAGTCGTGGAAACTGGGCCGGTGCTGGATGTTTTTGAACGCCCGCAACATGAATATACTCGATCGCTCCTCAAAGCAGCTTTGCACATTCAGAAGGAAGAAGGAAGAGGGAAGAAGGAAGAAGGAATAGGGAAGAAGGAAGAAGGAAGAGGGGAACGAGAAAATTCTCAGCTTAAGTCCGAGTCAAATTCACCTCTTTTGACAGTCACCAATTTGCAGCAGCACTACAGTTTAGAAAGCAATTTATTAGACCAGTTATTTTCGAGAAATCGGCAGGTAATTAAAGCAGTAGATGGCGTTAGCTTAGAGCTAGAACGGGGGGAAATCCTGGGGCTGGTAGGGGAGTCCGGTTGCGGCAAAAGTACGTTATCGCGCACAATTTTGCGGCTAATTCCGCCGACGGGTGGCAAAGTGGAATTTCAAGGAATAGATATCACTGCCCTTAGTCGCGATGCTGTCAGGAAACACCGCCGTCAAATGCAAATGGTATTTCAAGACCCCCATGCTTGCTTGAATCCGATGATGACAGTCGGCCAAAGTATTGCTGACCCTTTGTTGATTCACAAATTAGCTAATGGAGAAGAAGCTAAAAAACAAGTAATCCAAATGTTAGAGCGGGTGGGTTTGACTCCTGGGGAGGATTTCTTTCGCCGCTATCCGGGGGAACTGTCAGGAGGACAACAGCAGCGGGTTTCCATCGCACGGGCTTTGATTACTCGGCCGCAACTAATTATTTGCGACGAACCGGTGAGTATGCTGGATGCTAGCGTGCAGACTCAAGTATTAGAACTGATGCTGGAGTTAAAGCAGGAATTTAATTTGACTTATCTGTTTATTACGCACGATTTGTGGGTGGCGAGATTTTTTTGCGATCGCATTGCGGTAATGAATGCAGGAAAAATTGTGGAAATTGGGAAGACTCGGGAGATTTTTACTAATCCGCAGCACCCTTATACTCAGCAGTTATTGCAGGCAGCTCCTTTATTGGCTCGAACTCAATAAAAATGTATAAGATTGGGGCAATCTGATATCAGTCACGAACTTCTAGGTAGATTTCGGAAATTTTTGATTAAATTGGTTAAAGTGAAGGGATAGTTTTCAAATCATCCCACGGACACCAAGCACTATATGGCAAAATCTGACCTAGGCAGTTTTGCGGTGGAATCCGAAGCCTCACTCGAAATCGCAGAGGATGAGGACACCGAGATCGATCGTCCGACGGTAAGTAGATCGTCAGCATACAACAGTTGGTCTGCCGACGATCCCGTGGGAGCTTTGTTCAAAGAAATGGCTCGCTATCCTCTACTGAGTGCCACCGAAGAGGTAGAGTTGGCGCGTCGCGTTCAAGAATTGGTAGCCCTTCAGGAACTAGAAGAGCGTTTAAAGCAGGAATTGGACAGAGTGCCAACAAAAGCTGAAATCGCTACTGCTTTGGGGGTGAGCGAAACTCAACTGCAACAGATACGCTACCAGTGTCAGTCGGCGAAACGGAAAATGATCAGCTCGAATTTGCGCTTGGTTGTTTCCATAGCCAAACGTTATCTCAATCGGGGCGTGCCTTTCCTTGATTTAATTCAGGAAGGAGCTTTAGGTTTGAACCGAGCCGCCGAAAAGTTCGATCCTGAGAAGGGTTACAAATTTTCTACCTATGCCTATTGGTGGATTCGCCAAGGAATTACCCGCACCATTGCCAATCAAGGGCGGACAATTCGATTGCCGGTGCACGTTGTTGAACAGTTAAATAAACTCAAAAGAGTTTATCGGGATTTGAGGCGTTCTCTTCAACGCAATCCCACTGAATCGGAACTTGCTAAAGAAATGGAAGTTACTGCCGAACAACTTCGTTACCTCCAGCAAGTACGCAGACAATCTTTGTCTCTCAACCACCGCATCGGCACGGAAGAAAGTTCGGAACTTTTGGATGTTATTGAAGATAACGCAACTCAATCTCCCGAAGCTCAGATGAATGAGATGATGATGCGCCAAGATATTTTGGAGGTGTTGGATAATATTTTAACTGAGCGGGAAAAAGAGATTGTGGCTATGCGTTACGGTTTGATCACTGGCGAACCTTATACTTTAGAAGAAGTCAGCAGTTTGTTCAATTTGTCCCGCGAACGAGTCCGTCAAATTCAAAATAAGGCAATGCGGAAGCTGCGCCGCCCTCAAGTGACGGAACGATTGAAGGGCTGGTTAAAATAAGCTAAAAAGCATTGAGTTTGCATTGTGAAAAGTCTTAAATATCGCACGGCGAATGGAATTCGCGTCTATACAAATAAAACCCGCCTCCGCGGGTTTACCTTATTAACTCGTTCCCAGGCTCCTGCCTGCTAATACCATTTTTCTAAAGATGCAATAGAGATAAACGACCGCTGGACATTGTAATTATCTCCTTGACCTTTTCATAAAACTCTATCATAACTTTAAAAAAATGGTGTAAGGTTCGTAGTGTGGACTTTAGTCCGCTCTTATTGCGGACTAAAGTCCACACTACGAACCTTTTTTGTTATGGTCATACCATTTTTTAAACATCTGATAGAGATACAGGACAATTGGACTTTGTAATTATTTCCTTTACCTTTTCATGAAAGTTTCTCATAACTTAAAAAAAATGGTATAACAAGTAGAATGACCAATGACCAATGACTAATGACCAATACTAATTATTGATTTATGTCTGATGAGGTGATTTTGCGTCCGGCTACCCGCGGCGATGTGCCGGTGCTGTTTGATTTGATTAAGGCTTTAGCTGAGTACGAAAAGCTGTCTCACGCTGTGACTGGTAATGCGGTTGATTTGGAAAATCATTTGTTTGGCGATCGCCCTTTTGCTGAAGCGATTTTAGCAGAATGCGAAGGTCAAATTGTCGGCTGGGCGCTATTTTTTTACAATTATTCTACTTTTTTGACTCAGCCGGGGATTTATTTGGAGGATTTGTTTGTGCTTCCTGAGTTTCGGGGGCGGGGGATTGGCAAGTCTTTGATTGTTTATTTGGCGCGGTTGACGGTGGAAAGGGGCTGCGGGCGTTTGGAGTGGAGCGTGCTTGATTGGAATGAATTGGCGATCGGATTTTACAAGGGTATCGGTGCGGATGTCATGCCCGACTGGCGGATTTGCCGGGTGGCGGGGGAGTCTTTGGCGAGTTTGGCCTCGAAGTGATTCGATCGGGAAGTGCGATCGCGCTGGGACTCTCAGAAACCGGGTTTTTGCGGGCTTTGCGGTTTGGAACGAAATATTTTCGGGAAAAACCCGGTTTCTCGCCACCTGTGCGTCAATGCTCAGAAACCGGGTTTTTGCGGGCTTTGCGGTTTGGAACGAAATATTTTCGGGAAAAACCAGGTTTCTGGGCACTCGTGCGTCAAATTGTCAGA
This genomic window contains:
- a CDS encoding GNAT family N-acetyltransferase, with amino-acid sequence MSDEVILRPATRGDVPVLFDLIKALAEYEKLSHAVTGNAVDLENHLFGDRPFAEAILAECEGQIVGWALFFYNYSTFLTQPGIYLEDLFVLPEFRGRGIGKSLIVYLARLTVERGCGRLEWSVLDWNELAIGFYKGIGADVMPDWRICRVAGESLASLASK
- a CDS encoding RNA polymerase sigma factor, RpoD/SigA family: MAKSDLGSFAVESEASLEIAEDEDTEIDRPTVSRSSAYNSWSADDPVGALFKEMARYPLLSATEEVELARRVQELVALQELEERLKQELDRVPTKAEIATALGVSETQLQQIRYQCQSAKRKMISSNLRLVVSIAKRYLNRGVPFLDLIQEGALGLNRAAEKFDPEKGYKFSTYAYWWIRQGITRTIANQGRTIRLPVHVVEQLNKLKRVYRDLRRSLQRNPTESELAKEMEVTAEQLRYLQQVRRQSLSLNHRIGTEESSELLDVIEDNATQSPEAQMNEMMMRQDILEVLDNILTEREKEIVAMRYGLITGEPYTLEEVSSLFNLSRERVRQIQNKAMRKLRRPQVTERLKGWLK
- a CDS encoding ABC transporter ATP-binding protein, whose translation is MTNDSSLFSVENLRVAYPQRRGQSGWAVDGVSLTLEPGEKLGLVGESGCGKSTLGRAAMRLLPDSTLVEGRIGFGGESVFDMDASRLRRFRGEAVGLIFQDPMTRLDPLMTVGEHCIETLQAHRPNLARKEAKQRAIEILDAVKIPASRWSQFPHEFSGGMRQRVAIALALLLDPKLIVADEPTTSLDVTVAAQILQELTRLCASRGTAILLISHDLAMVAEYCDRIAVMYGGKVVETGPVLDVFERPQHEYTRSLLKAALHIQKEEGRGKKEEGIGKKEEGRGERENSQLKSESNSPLLTVTNLQQHYSLESNLLDQLFSRNRQVIKAVDGVSLELERGEILGLVGESGCGKSTLSRTILRLIPPTGGKVEFQGIDITALSRDAVRKHRRQMQMVFQDPHACLNPMMTVGQSIADPLLIHKLANGEEAKKQVIQMLERVGLTPGEDFFRRYPGELSGGQQQRVSIARALITRPQLIICDEPVSMLDASVQTQVLELMLELKQEFNLTYLFITHDLWVARFFCDRIAVMNAGKIVEIGKTREIFTNPQHPYTQQLLQAAPLLARTQ
- a CDS encoding zf-TFIIB domain-containing protein, which codes for MECPKCKHPNLDGGTLAGSMSVQWCPNCYGIWIPGKEYEAWQKEHSLWYNKSEKPEATGTLGIEFTPSPYDSKAALCPEDGHYLSRAKVPFSRVPFYIERCMLCGGIWCDNGEWDILESLGFHTQIDKMFSPNWQAKARVQELAARERQVLTEKLGPDIAGYVLELAEVLADHPHADCAATYILRRAELKRREI